The DNA segment GACGATCTTGAACAGGTTCTAATCGGCTTTATCGCCGCCAGCCAGATTCTTTTTCGCGCCGGTTTTGAAGTCGGTTTCATACCAGCCGCTGCCTTTAAGGCGAAAACCGGGCATAGACAGCAACTTCTTCAACTCGGGCGCCTTGCAGGTCGGACAATCGACCAACGGCGCATCGCTGAACTTCTGAATGGCTTCCATTTGATGGCCACAGGAAGCGCATTGGTAATCGTAAATAGGCATTGGCTCATCTCGGCAATCGAAAAAACAGCACCGCGAGCCCGCGCCCAGCGGCAAGGGGCGGCATTATATATGGTTAATCGGTCACGTGCAGCCGCCAGGCTGACCCGCACCCACCAAGGCTTTCTATCGCTAGGAAAACCTCAGCTCGCTAGCGCTGCGTCGCGAGCAACGCCTGCTGCCCGCCGCTAGCCGAGACTCCAGGCCAAACCACTGCAGAAGGTTGCACCCCAAGACCAGAACAAGCACTCACATGACTTTTATTGACACAGGCCAAGGCTAAGCTCGGGGGGCACCCTATGCTAGGCTCTAGCCGTCACCGAGCCTCTACAGCCCCGAGTCGATCAAAGGAGAAACGCCATGGAAATCAACATCGGAATCGCCGAACAGGACCGCGCAGCCATTGCTGAAGGCCTGTCGCGCCTGCTGGCGGACACCTACACCCTGTACCTGAAGACCCACAACTTTCACTGGAACGTCACCGGCCCGATGTTCAACACCCTGCACCTGATGTTCGAGGGGCAATACACCGAACTGGCCCTGGCCGTTGACTCCATCGCCGAGCGCATCCGCGCCCTCGGCTTTCCGGCGCCCGGCACTTACGCCGCTTACGCCCGCCTATCCTCGATCAAAGAGGAAGAAGGCGTACCGAATGCCCAGGACATGATCAAGCAACTGGTACAGGGCCAGGAAGCCGTGGTGCGCACTGCGCGCGGCATCTTTCCACTGCTGGACAAGGTCAGCGACGAACCGACTGCCGACCTGCTGACCCAACGCATGCAAGTGCATGAAAAGACCGCCTGGATGTTGCGCAGCCTACTTGCCGGTTAAGGCAGCGATTCACAGGCATATATAAAGGCCCGGTTCAACTGCAATGCTGTTCACTTAAGCGATGTGCGCCTGAGCTCCCCTCTCCCGTTTACGGGAGAGGGGCTGGGGGAGAGGGTAAATAGCGGGCAAAAGTGAATTCATCTGGCATGCACCCCTCTCCCTAACCCTCTCCCCAGAGGGGCGAGGGGATAAAAGGCGAAGACGTATGCTTAAGTGAACAGCATTGCCGGTTCAACTGGGCCTTTTGCTAGGCATCCGCCCCCAGGCTGCTCTATGCTCTGGCAACCCAGAATTCGCCCCCGTGACGTGCATGAGCCAGCCCTCGAAAACCCCCAGCATTCTGAGCCTGTACCCCGAAGAGAGCCGCGAAGCGGCTGACCTCCTCAAACAAGCTGTACCGCTCATGATGCGTCATAACATCCCACCAAACCCCATGCACTATGCCCTCTGGTACACCTACAGCAAGGGCCTGGAACCCGAACTGAACCGCCGCCTGGACAAGGCCATCAAGGATTTCGACAGCTTTCCGCCGGAAACTGCCGCCAAGCTGTTTCGCGACTACATCATTCGTGGCGAACTGGAAGAAGCGCGTGCGGGCCAGCAGCAGGTGATTGAGCTGGTCGACGATATCGAAGGCGACGTGTCACACAGCGTCGTCAGCAGCCAGGCCTATCAAGCAAGCCTGATTCAGGGTCTGAACGCCCTGCATGAACCGCTGATCGATGATTTGCCCAATGTGCTGAATGAGCTGCAACAGAGCACTCAACTGATGCAGGACCAGCAGGAGAAATTCCTCTATCGCCTGCGCAGCGCCCAAGAGGAAATTCAGCACTTGCGCGGCCAGCTGGAGCGTGCCCACATAGCCGCCACCCTGGACAGCCTGACCAATGTGTTCAACCGCCATGCCTTTACACGCCTGTTGGAGCAGGCACTGAGCGTCGACCATCAGGGCGTAGCCCTGGTGATGCTGGATATCGATCACTTCAAACAGTTTAACGATCAATACGGCCACCCCCTGGGCGACCGGGTATTGCAGCACGTTGGCCAGTTACTCCGCGAACTGTTACCGCCGCGAGCCATGGCCGCTCGCTATGGCGGCGAAGAGTTCTGCGTGATCCTGCGCGACTGTCTCGATCTAGAAACCGCCTTCGCCTTCGCCGAACAGATGCGCCTGAAAATCCAAGCACTGCGGGTCAAGGTACGGCGCACCGACCAGATCCTGGACACTATCACCGCCTCCTTCGGCCTGGCCCTAGCCGAAACCGGCGACAACCTGGAAAGCCTGCTAACCCGTGCAGACGACGCGCTGTACCAGGCCAAACGCAATGGCCGCAATCAAGTTCACCCAGCCACCCCGACGCCCGCACTAAGCGCCTGATTTGAGTAGCCCTGCGCTTTGCTGTTAAATACGCCCTGTGCCGCCGCCCCCGACCATTCAAGGAGTGGCGCATAGGCTGACACTGTGCGCGTATCGACCGCCCGCCATTTATCAGGGGCAAACCGCGCCGAGCCAGCTCTCCTCGTGATCGTTCTTATATAAGTGAGCTCATTGCATATGTTGAAAATCGTCCATCTACTCACGGGCGCAGCTGCCCTGCTGCTGTCCCTTATTCCCAGCCTACACGCCGAAGCCCTACCTTATTTGCAGCAGCCCGACGCCCTCTACCTGGCCTTGTTCGGCTTACTCAACCTACTACTGGCACCATTGCTGCCAATCTGGCACATGGGCGCTCGCCACCAACTGCAAAGCCTGGTTTCAGCGCTGTTAGTGTTGGCCGTAGTGCTGCAGACCCTGATTCTATTGGCACCACTACCCATCATTGGCGGTCAACCGGCCATACTGCTCAGCCTGGCGATAGTCTTCACCGCGGTATTGCTGCACCTGGCCACCAACCTGCGCATGAGCAAACGCAGCACTTCACCAGCACAAGACATGACCGATCGCGAGACCGGCACCGTCAAGTGGTTCAACACCTCAAAAGGCTTCGGCTTTATCTCTCGCGACTCCGGCGACGATATCTTCGTGCACTTTCGCGCCATTCGCGGTGAAGGCCACCGCGTACTGGTCGAAGGCCAGCGTGTAGAGTTCTCTGTCATGCAGCGCGACAAAGGCCTACAAGCGGAAGACGTGATCGCCGCACTGCCGCTACGCCGCTAAAGCCAACCCAATAAAAAACCCGCCTTGAGCGGGTTTTTTATTGCTTCCTAGAAGCCCATTAATAGTGCGGTGGCGGCACGTCCTCTTCAGACACTTCGAACTGCCCCTGCATATCCTCTTGGCGCTTAGCCAGCGCCGCGACTTGCAGCTGCAGCCGCTCCAGTACACGCTGCTGAGCCACCAGCACATCGTTCAACGCCTGAATCGTGTCATCCTGAAAGGCCAAGCGGCTTTCCAGATCGGTAATACGCATTTCCAGGCTCATGGCTTATTCCTCGACAAAACGAAAATCCTCGGTCAACACCAGCCGCAGCTTGGCGCGAATCGCGGCAAGCTGCTCGGCACTGTATGCCTCGGCCGGGAACTTACCCCACACTGGCGCCGGCCAAGCGGCATCCTCTCGGCGACGCACAATCACATGCATATGCAGTTGATTGACCACATTGCCCAAGGTCGCGACGTTCATCTTGTCCGCCGCAAAGGTGTCTTTGAGCGTTTCCGCCAGCACCGTGGTTTCCTGCCATAACGCCCGCTGATCATCGGCGTCGAGCTGAAACAGCTCACTGAGCTCCTCCCGACGCGGCACTAAAATGAACCAGGGGTAGTGCGCATCGTTCATCAAGAGCAAACGACACAGGGGGAAATCACCAATCGGTACAGTGTCCTGCTGCAGACGTGAATCCAAGGCGAACATACTGGCCTCTCCTGTTCGGCTGGTTAGGATTTCAGTTTAGCGACCCACATAGAGTTCGGTGCG comes from the Pseudomonas cavernicola genome and includes:
- a CDS encoding FmdB family zinc ribbon protein, which translates into the protein MPIYDYQCASCGHQMEAIQKFSDAPLVDCPTCKAPELKKLLSMPGFRLKGSGWYETDFKTGAKKNLAGGDKAD
- a CDS encoding Dps family protein, with the protein product MEINIGIAEQDRAAIAEGLSRLLADTYTLYLKTHNFHWNVTGPMFNTLHLMFEGQYTELALAVDSIAERIRALGFPAPGTYAAYARLSSIKEEEGVPNAQDMIKQLVQGQEAVVRTARGIFPLLDKVSDEPTADLLTQRMQVHEKTAWMLRSLLAG
- a CDS encoding GGDEF domain-containing protein yields the protein MSQPSKTPSILSLYPEESREAADLLKQAVPLMMRHNIPPNPMHYALWYTYSKGLEPELNRRLDKAIKDFDSFPPETAAKLFRDYIIRGELEEARAGQQQVIELVDDIEGDVSHSVVSSQAYQASLIQGLNALHEPLIDDLPNVLNELQQSTQLMQDQQEKFLYRLRSAQEEIQHLRGQLERAHIAATLDSLTNVFNRHAFTRLLEQALSVDHQGVALVMLDIDHFKQFNDQYGHPLGDRVLQHVGQLLRELLPPRAMAARYGGEEFCVILRDCLDLETAFAFAEQMRLKIQALRVKVRRTDQILDTITASFGLALAETGDNLESLLTRADDALYQAKRNGRNQVHPATPTPALSA
- a CDS encoding cold-shock protein encodes the protein MTDRETGTVKWFNTSKGFGFISRDSGDDIFVHFRAIRGEGHRVLVEGQRVEFSVMQRDKGLQAEDVIAALPLRR
- a CDS encoding SlyX family protein codes for the protein MSLEMRITDLESRLAFQDDTIQALNDVLVAQQRVLERLQLQVAALAKRQEDMQGQFEVSEEDVPPPHY
- a CDS encoding HIT family protein, with translation MFALDSRLQQDTVPIGDFPLCRLLLMNDAHYPWFILVPRREELSELFQLDADDQRALWQETTVLAETLKDTFAADKMNVATLGNVVNQLHMHVIVRRREDAAWPAPVWGKFPAEAYSAEQLAAIRAKLRLVLTEDFRFVEE